In a genomic window of Styela clava chromosome 11, kaStyClav1.hap1.2, whole genome shotgun sequence:
- the LOC120348157 gene encoding uncharacterized protein LOC120348157, translating to MSNNPNEKQQQTNATPVVVAPPPVHQEPELKYANVLYGLGITEVFLAILSFAMCIATLVIAGVMKTYTYTYFVSLGLTDTAQGIWCGAFLLASGILGIRAKQNPTRCIYNANIAMGCVSAFFMSVLFVMSVLSVMSCRPVSDTLATLILHALLGLLASFSGILNIIHLAFAAAGQCCQNSQVNGTMVYQQQQMVQLPNGQFVLASTQNYQPAPGTYQAAPAQVTPPPQAGGAV from the coding sequence ATGTCGAATAATCCGAACGAAAAACAACAGCAAACAAATGCGACTCCGGTTGTCGTTGCACCACCTCCGGTACACCAAGAACCGGAACTGAAGTACGCCAATGTTCTGTATGGTTTGGGCATCACAGAAGTTTTTCTTGCAATACTTTCATTCGCAATGTGCATTGCAACTTTGGTCATTGCTGGGGTTATGAAGACTTATACTTATACATACTTTGTGAGCCTTGGACTTACGGATACAGCTCAAGGAATATGGTGCGGAGCGTTCCTACTTGCATCTGGCATCCTTGGAATCCGTGCAAAGCAAAACCCGACACGATGTATCTATAATGCTAATATTGCCATGGGGTGTGTGTCAGCTTTCTTCATGTCAGTGTTATTCGTCATGTCTGTATTGTCCGTAATGTCTTGCCGTCCTGTGTCAGATACTCTGGCAACCCTCATTCTTCACGCCCTATTAGGACTCCTTGCTTCATTCTCCGGGATTCTCAATATTATACATCTCGCCTTTGCAGCAGCGGGCCAGTGTTGCCAGAATTCTCAAGTCAACGGGACCATGGTTTACCAACAGCAGCAAATGGTACAGTTACCAAATGGACAATTTGTCCTTGCGAGCACTCAGAACTACCAACCAGCACCTGGGACATACCAGGCCGCTCCAGCACAAGTTACTCCTCCCCCACAGGCAGGGGGCGCCGTCTAG
- the LOC120348145 gene encoding uncharacterized protein LOC120348145 has product MKEIVLVILYAFLENCASKGWKHKRLPDIQGNVTYNDFSITDLHKNNPTHVGHVLFIYITNVSMHITADTTCTAELKLPKMESICLTPEVRCIFYQPTSTMWQISMASNATNTRGSFYQNCHCLLSK; this is encoded by the exons ATGAAAGAAATAGTTCTTGTGATATTGTATG CATTTCTTGAAAATTGTGCTAGTAAAGGATGGAAGCATAAGAGGCTACCAGATATTCAAGGGAATGTTACATACAACGACTTCAGTATTACTGATCTCCATAAAAATAACCCCACTCACGTCGGACATGTACTTTTTATCTACATAACAAATGTTTCTATGCACATCACTGCAGATACAACTTGTACAGCGGAACTGAAACTTCCAA aaatggaATCCATCTGTTTGACCCCGGAAGTGAGATGCATATTTTACCAGCCGACTTCGACTATGTGGCAGATTTCGATGGCTTCGAATGCGACAAATACGCGTGGTTCGTTTTACCAGAATTGCCATTGTCTCCTCTCAAAATAG
- the LOC120348160 gene encoding uncharacterized protein LOC120348160 translates to MTPSHDPTTPSHDPTTPSHDPTTLFQKLSTNGEIVKTDSETQMCQGKIEMTVGLLIALALLVVSWMVFGVVFMRNRSKVTSRNPDVGRTGAEESNTREIVVNAIYGDNFGRMGDDSQPSSSNAVYSVVNKRRQTVSTPPR, encoded by the exons ATGACACCTTCTCACGATCCCACGACACCTTCTCACGATCCCACGACACCTTCTCACGATCCCACGacactttttcaaaaattgtcgACAAATGGAGAAATTGTAAAAACGGACAGCGAGACGCAGATGTGCCAAGGCAAAATCGAAATGACTGTAGGACTTTTGATCGCCTTAGCCTTACTTGTCGTATCTTGGATGGTgttcggagtcgtatttatgcGAAACCG GTCGAAGGTCACCTCGCGCAACCCGGATGTCGGAAGAACTGGGGCGGAAGAATCAAATACTCGAGAAATCGTGGTCAATGCCATATATGGAGACAACTTCGGTAGAATGGGAGACGATTCGCAGCCGAGTAGCTCGAATGCTGTCTATAGCGTCGTCAATAAGAGACGACAGACAGTTAGCACACCACCTCGCTAA